The Sagittula stellata E-37 sequence TCGCTTTCGCGCACACCCATGCCGACGCCGCCACCGATCAGGACGTTTTCGCCCACGAAGACGAGGTCGGCGTTCTCTGCTTCGATCGGTTCGAGGTAGGCCTTGTCGGCCAGGACCGCATCCGCCTCGCCGTTGCGCACGGCAGCGATGGTTTCGTCCGGGGTGGCGAACTCCAGCAACGTCGCGCCCTGTTCGGCTACGTATGATGCCTGGATCGTGTTGGCCTGCGCCGCGATCACGCCGCCTTCGAGGTCAAGTTCCGTGCCGTCCATGGCCAGGAAGGCGGAAGGGTCCGGTTGAGTGTAGTTCTGAGTGAAGTCGATCACCTCGTCGCGTTCGTCCGTGATCGACATGCCTGCGATGATCGTGTCGTAGTTGCCGCTGACAAGGTTCGGGATGATCGAATCCCACTCGTTCGTCACCCACTCGCAGGTCAGCTCGGCGCGTTTGCACAGCTCGTCGCCCAGCTCGCGCTCGAAGCCGTCGACCTCGCCCGCGTCGTTGATGAAGTTGTACGGAGGGTAGGCGCCCTCGGTCCCCATGCGCACAACCGAGTGGCTCTCGGCCATGGCTGCACCGGCCATCATCGCCAGCGCGGCGGTTCCGATCAGAAGTTTCTTCATGTCTTGCTCCCTGAGTTTACCGGGTCCCGTCCCATTGTCCGGCCCGGCGTATTTGGTCAGACGGTCGTTGCCGCCTCACGCATGAACGGTCGACCGCAGGAACCCCTGCAGCCGTTCCGATTTCGGTGCGCCGAAGAGCGTCTCTGGCGGGCCTTGTTCCTCGACCAGACCCTGATGGAGAAAGATCACATGGTCCGAGACGTCAGAGGCCATCTTCATGTCGTGGGTGACGATCAGCATGGTGCGGCCTTCCTCGGCCAGCGCCTTGATGACTTTCACCACTTCCTGCTCCAGCTCGGGGTCGAGCGCCGACGTCGGCTCGTCGAACAGCAGCGCTTCCGGCTCCATGCACAGGGCGCGGGCGATTGCGGCGCGCTGTTGCTGGCCGCCAGAAAGCTGCGCCGGGTAGGCATCGCACTTGTCGCCGATCCCCACCTTGTCGAGGTAACCGCGCGCGGCCTGTTCCACTTCATCGCGCGGGCGGCCCAGCACGGTCAGGGGCGCCTCCATCACGTTTTGCAGGATGGTCATGTGGGACCAAAGATTGAACTGCTGAAACACCATCGACAGGTTGGTGCGAATGCGCAGAACCTGCTTCGGGTCGGCCGGTCTGCGGGCATGGCCCGATCCCTTCCAGTGCACCGGTTCTCCCTTGAAGACGATGTCGCCCTGCTGGCTGTCCTCAAGCAGGTTGCAGCATCTGAGCAGCGTGGACTTGCCAGACCCGGACGATCCGATCAGCGACACCACGTCTCCCTTCCGGGCGGTCACGTCCACGCCCTTCAGCACTTCGAGACTGCCATAAGCCTTGTGAAGATTGCGGATTTCGATGACGGGTGTTTCGGTCAAGAAGGCCTCTTGCGGGTCCGGTCTGGCGCGTTGCCGGGTATCAACGCGCAATCGCGTGATGTTGGCAAGAGGGCAGAGGTCAAAAAGCCATGCCTGACGTTTCGTCAAACGGGCGGCGGCGCGGGGATGGGCAGATCCAGACAGGTGCCCACGCCCAGAACCACCGGGCCAAGAGGTCCGCCAAGGGTACTCTGACGACGAGGCTGCGCAAGCCGCCTAAAAAACACATCCGTGCAACAATCCAACACCCGTGTCCGGAGCCGCAGCCAAGCCGTCGCATCGTCCTGCCTTCAATACTATGGCAGGCCAGCGATCATTCCTTGTCTTCGACTCTCTGGCGAGCCATTGCGCTGTCGACGTCGCTGACGCCCAAAAGGTTCGATACCAACCTGAGCAGCGCGTCTTCGCGTGCGTCGCGGTCATGGTCCGCCAGAACCACCAGCCAAAGTGCCTCGATCACCGCGATGCGATGGTCATAGGGAACGGCATCCTTGATGGCACGGGTGAAGCGGACGGTGTCGGGCGCCTGCGATTCGAGCTCTTCGGCCTGCGCCCTGAGGTCTTGCGCGGCTTCGGGACTGAGCCCGTAACGCGCTGTCGTGATCCGATCGATCCGCTGCGCTTCGGCCGCGTCGTAGACACCATCGGCGCGGGCGACCCGCACCAACAGGGCTGTCAGGGCCAGCCGGGCGTCATCATCGTGAAGCTGCTCGGGCTGGGGATCTGTCAGTCTTTTCAGAAAATCGGCGAACATCAGGCGGTTATAACCTCTCTCCCGGTGGCGGCAAGTGGCATCGTTGAAAGGGGGTCACGGAATGACAGAGGCCAGCCGCGCGTCTTCGGAATCCGTCCGTTCAATTCCCAAGTGGGTTTCCACGAGATCGACCAACGCCTGTTCACGGGCATCGGTAATGCCGTCGGAGCGCGCCACCCGCCACAGTGCCTGCACGGCCTCCAGACGGTGTGCGTAGTCCACATGGTTGCGAATCAGGCCGGCCAGTTCGGCGTCGTCCGTGATCGTCTGGGCCAGCCGTTCGCACATGGCGCGCATCTTGGCGGCCTCGACCGGGTTCAGGTCGTTCCACTCGGCCAGCGTCCGGTCGATCTGCTCAATTTCCTCGAAAAGATACGCGCTGTCCGCTTGTGCCACCCGAACCAGCAGTGTCCCGAGCGCGTATTTGGCGTCCAGCTCGGGAAGGGCGGCGGGCGCAGTCGGTTTGCTGCGGAAGAAGGTCGTCAGACGTTGGAACATGGAATCCCCCGTGTTGTCGGCGGTCAGAATACTCTCAACGTCCGCCGCGTCGGGGCGGTTTCCGGTCCGAAAACAAACTTCCGGAGAGGTGTTGCAACTCTGCCTCCAGACCCCACGGAGGATTGGTGACAAACAGGCCGGAGCCGACCATCCGGTGCCCTTCGCGCGCCGGCGGAAAGGCGACCTCGTGCGTCAGCGCATCAGGGAAGGCGCTCTGAAGCGTGCGGATCATTGGCAGATGTGGCTTCTCCGTCAGGATAGGATACCATATCATGATGATCCCGACGTTCCATCTTGCCGCGATGGACTGCACCGTCCTGGGCACGGTGACGTAGTCGGACTTCACCTCCCAGCTCGGGTCGATCAGCATCAGTCCCCGGCGCGGTTCGGGCGGAGTGAGCGACAGCGCAAGCTCGAAACCGTCCTGATTGTAGATCTGCGTGGTGCGGTTGCGGAGGCTTGTGCGCAGGGCCGCGTGTTCCTGGGGATGCAGTTCGGCCAGGTGCAGGCGGTCGTCGTCGCGCAGGAGCGTCTGGGCGATCAACGGCGATCCGGGGTAGGCCTCCGGGCCATGGTCCGCACGGACCTTCTCAACCGCAACGCGATAAGGGTGTGTGGCGGGGACCTGCTCCAGCATCCGCGCAACGCCCTGCGCCGCCTCACCGGTCTTGCGTGCCTCCGCGCCACCAAGATCATAGAGCGCGCGCCCGGCGTGCGTCTCGATGTAGGTGAGAGGCTTGGGCTTCTTCATCATGTAGTCCAGCGCCCACGCAAGAGCTGCGTGCTTGTGGACGTCCGCCAGGTTCCCGGCGTGATAGGCGTGTTGATAGGACAGCATGCAAGCTGGGTAAGCCGCGCCCGTTTCCAGGGCAAGCGTCATGATGCCGGCATCGGAAATTCGAGGGGGCGGCTGGTTTTGCGGTGGCTTGGTTCGCGCCCGAAGCCCCGCTATGCCTCGCGATGGAATTTCAATTATTCCTATAAAATCAATGGTATGATTCGATGGTGGCGGGCAGGAAGGGCAGGGCATACGCGGCGGCGACCGTGGATGTTGTGCGCCGCGTCTTCTACGGGCAAAGGGCGGATCTTCTGCTTTCCTGCAATCAAAGGTCGGGATGGTCACGTCAGATGATCACTCATAGGTTGATCCAGCAACACCGAAAAAATGCAACTCTGAGGTTGCCTCCGGGCGAAACGCTCTGCCCAGATTTTGCCTTTTTGCGTCGTCAGCCTCAGGGAAACGCACAAAAGAGGCAGTGAGCAATGTTCAGAAAAGTACTCGATATCGTGCTGTGTTCGACGGTTGTTCTTGGGTTCTCAGCTGGCGCCGTGGCGTCTCTGACGCGGGCGGACATGCACGCTTTGTCCGACTACATGATCTCTTCGAGCGGGTTTACATGCGTCGAGGTCAAGGCCGTCGCACCGACGCCGACGCAACATGTGTACCGCGTGAGTTGTGACAATGGCACGGGGAAACAGGTCTATGTCATCAATGCACGAACCGGAGAAGTCTGGCGCACCTGAGCGTCGTTAATGCAGCGCGCGATGTCATGCAACGGGCCTTCGGGGCGGGCATTTGCGGCAGAAGTTAACCCCTTCCCAACGAAAGTTGATGGGCTGGAAGGGGTGAACCGGCCGGTTTGGGGGGCCGAACCGGCCGGTTGTTAACCTTTGGACTGTGACATTGCGTCAGGGTTCCGGGTTTTTCGTTAAGGTTCGGGTAACCGGGCAAGAATCTGCCCCGGCACCACCTGAAAAGTCGCGCAACGGGAGGGGGGAGTGCCCCGGCGTAATCCGGTTTTCAGACCGGTCGCCCGCCGGGGCGGCCCCGCCGCGACACTCAGACCAGCCGCGACACGTCCTTTGCAGCGCGCACGAAATCCCGGAACAGGGGGTGCGGGTCGAAGGGTTTGGACTTCAGTTCGGGGTGGAACTGCACGCCGATGAACCACGGGTGATCGGGCCATTCGACGATTTCCGGCAGGCGGCCATCCGGGGACATGCCCGAGAAGCGCAGGCCGGAGGCTTCCAGCGCGTCCTTGTACTTGATGTCCACCTCGTAGCGGTGGCGGTGGCGTTCGTCGATGGTCGTGCGACCGTAGACCTTCGACACGCGGGACCCCTCGGTCAGCACGGCGTCGTAGGCGCCGAGGCGCATGGTGCCGCCCTTGGCGTCGTCCGGCTTGCGATTGACCTTCTCGTTGCCCTGCACCCATTCCTTGAGGTGATAGACCACCGGCTCGAAGCGCTTTTCTCCGGCTTCATGGTCGAACTCCTCGGAGCCGGCCTTCTTGACACCCGCGACATTGCGGGCGGCTTCGATCACCGCCATCTGCATGCCCAGGCAGATGCCCAGGTAAGGGATCTTGTGCTCGCGGGCGTATTGCGCGGCCTTGATCTTGCCCTCTGTCCCACGTTCGCCAAAGCCGCCGGGGACCAGGATGGCATCGTAGTTTTCGAGGTAGGGACCGGGGTCTTCGCGTTCGAACAGCTCGGCGTCGACCCATTCGACGTTGACCTTGACGCGGTTGGCCATGCCGCCATGGGTCAGCGCTTCGGCAATGGATTTGTAGGCGTCTTCAAGCTGGGTGTACTTGCCGACGATGGCGACGGTAACTTCGCCCTCGGGGTTGAAGATCCGGTCGTTGACGTCTTCCCACTTGGCCAGGTTCGGGCGCGGCGCGGGGGTGATCCCGAACGCGTCCAGCACGGCCTGATCCAGACCTTCGCGGTGGTAGGCGATGGGCGCCTCGTAGATGGATTTCAGGTCCTGTGCCGCGATCACGCTGTCGGGACGGACGTTGCAGAACAGGGCGAGCTTCTCGCGCTCCTTCTGGGGAATCGGCCCTTCGGAGCGGCACACGAGGATATCGGGGGCAAGGCCGATGGAGCGCAGTTCCTTGACGGAGTGCTGTGTCGGCTTGGTCTTCAGCTCGCCCGAGGCCTTCACGAAGGGCAGCAGCGTGAGGTGCATGAAGATGCACTGGCCGCGCGGCTTGTCCTGGCTGAACTGGCGGATCGCCTCGAAGAAGGGCAGGCCCTCGATATCTCCGACGGTGCCGCCGATCTCGCAGAGCATGAAGTCGACCTCGTCCTCGCCGATGGAGATGAAGTCCTTGATTTCGTTGGTGACGTGCGGGATCACCTGGATCGTTTTGCCAAGGTAGTCGCCGCGGCGCTCCTTTTCGAGCACGTTGGTGTAGATCCGCCCCGAGGAGATGGAATCGGTCATGCGCGCGGGTACGCCGGTGAACCGTTCGTAATGCCCGAGGTCGAGGTCGGTCTCCGCCCCGTCGTCGGTGACGAAGACTTCGCCGTGTTCGAAGGGCGACATGGTCCCGGGATCGACGTTCAGGTAGGGGTCGAGCTTGCGCAGCCGGACAGAGAAGCCCCTTGCCTGCAACAGCGCCCCCAGCGCGGCGGAAGCCAGTCCCTTGCCGAGCGAAGAGACCACACCGCCGGTGATGAAGATGAAACGCGCCATCAGGAAACCCCGTGTCTTTGCCTGTATTTCCGGTCGTTCGAGTGTCGTCCGACCGGGTGAGTGGCCGTTGAACAGGCGGCTTGTACCGCATGTGTCATCGGCTGCAACACGGGATTTGACCTGTAGCGGATTCGGACCGAAAAGTCCAGCCGGGGCGCAATATGATGTTGGCCGTTGCGGGCGACGGGGCAAGGGATTGTAGGTCCGGTTCGCGCGTCCCGGGTCCCAAGGGCCTGCGCAGGTCGGGTGCGTCGGCGGATCGGAACCGGAAGCGGCAGGGGCGGCGCGGGGCCGGGTGTTGCGGCGGGGCACATGGTTCAAGGTCGGGAATGGCCGACTGTCGCCTGCGCAAAACATGCGTCAGGATTGCCGCATTGACCGAACCAGACATTTTCAACGCAAGGCATGACAATGGAAACGCTTTCTCTGAACTACGGAAAGATCGACGGGACCTACAACACGAGCGAGAGGCTCGGGGGATTCTCCGACGTCTTTGGGCTGGGCACCGAAACCGAGGTCGTCGATGGCGGCACGGCGGGTGCTGCGGCGGGCAACGAGAACGAGTATCGCTATGTGCCGGTGCGGCGGTACTTCGGCGAGGACGACGACGGTTTCGACTTCCGGGACAACGGGGGGGACGGCGACGCGGTGCAGTTGGAGCCGGTCTTCGTGACCTCCGTCCAGACCGGAGGCTCCAGCGGCGCGGACGATTACCCGGCCGGTGAGGTGGAGGACGGACCGGGCTTCGATGCCTTCGGCAGCGGCGACGGGTATTTCGACTTCGGCTGAATCACGGCGGTCCTGCGAAAACGGAAAAGGCGGCCCCGGAGGCCGCCTTTTGTCATGCGTTTCGCCGATGTGGCGCGTGTCAGTCGGCGCTGGGGACCAGCGGCGCGTCGTTGTTGCCACCGGAAGACGGCGGCGCCAGCAGATCGTCGGTGTTGATGTCGGCGCCGGGCGCGGTTGCGGGCTCTTCCTGCGTGGCGCGGCCCGCGGGTGCGAGACGGTCGAGGATCGAGGTCCCGGCGGAGTTCTGCGCCGCGATGATCGTCAGGGTGATCGAGGTGACGATGAAGGCGATGGCCAGCACCCAGGTCACCTTTGCCAGCGGCGTGGTGGGCGCGCGGGTGCCTGCCGGACCGCCACCGCCGCCCATGCCAAGGCCGCCCCCTTCATTGCGCTGGAGGAGCACGACTCCGATCAGGCCGAGGGCGAGAAGGAGGTGGATGATCAGGATGACGTTTTGCATGGGTGCTCGCGGTCACGCTTCGGGTTTGCGGTCATGTAGGGGAATGGGGCGGCATACGCAAGCCGATGACGGGCGGCGCCGGGTCGCGGGGGCGGGAGGTCGGGTCGGTGCGGCTCTGTTCGGCCTCTGGCCGAAAGCGCCCGCCCGCCGACCCGCACGTGTTGCGCCGGGTCTATTCCTCTACGTCGTCGGTATCGATCTGGCCGGAGAGGGCGCGGCGGATGATCGACCAGCTCAGGCCGATGCCCAGAACCACCGAGAGCGCCACAAGCGCGATCCACGTGGCAAACCCGGGATCCGAGAGGTCGATCAGCCCGAAGTCCCACAGAACCCAGAGCGCCGCGCCCACGATCGCCAGCACGAGGATCATGCCGAACGCGCCGATGGAACGCAGCGTGGCGCGCAGGTAGATGACGTAGCCGACGAAAAGCAGGAGGCCCAGCAACACGGTCAGGGGCAATTGCGTCTCGTAATTGGCGAGCGCCCACCGGGTGTAGTTCCACGGTGTCGGGTTGTAGGTGGCGGCCAGCAGCAGGAAGGCAAAGAGCCAGCGGGCGAAGAAGGACATGGGCGTCTCCGTCTGGTTTGGTCCTAGGTGGCCCGTGCGGCGGCGGCTGTCCAGTCCCCGATGCGCGGCGCGCGGCGCGGGATGCCGCACATTTTGCGGTTTCGCGCCCGTGGCACCGACGCTATACGTGCGCGGGTTTGAAAACACCGGAGGGACTCGGGGATATGGCAAACGTGGTTGTCGTGGGCGCCCAGTGGGGCGACGAGGGCAAAGGCAAGATCGTGGACTGGTTGTCCGAGCGCGCCGACGTGATCTGCCGTTTCCAGGGGGGCCACAACGCGGGCCATACGCTGGTGATCGACGGCAAGGTCTACAAGCTGAACGCGCTGCCGTCCGGCGTGGTTCGCGGCGGCAAGCTGTCGGTGATCGGCAATGGTGTGGTGCTGGACCCGTGGCACCTTGTGAAAGAGATCGCCACGATCCGCGAACAGGGTGTCGAGATCACGCCCGAAACTCTGATGATCGCCGAGAACACTCCGCTGATCCTGCCGATCCACGGCGAACTGGACCGGGCGCGCGAAGAGGCGGCCTCGAAAGGGACGAAGATCGGCACCACCGGGCGCGGCATCGGCCCTGCCTACGAGGACAAGGTGGGGCGCCGGTCTGTGCGCGTGGCGGACCTGGCCGACGAGACGACGCTGGTCACGCGGGTCGATCGGGCGTTGCAGCACCACGATCCGCTGCGCAAGGGACTTGGCATCGCGCCGGTGGACCGCGAGGCGCTGATTGCGGCACTGAAGGAGATCGCGGCGCAGATCCTGCCCTACGCGGCCCCGGTTTGGAAGGTGCTGAACGAAAAACGTCGTTCCGGGTCGCGTATCCTGTTCGAGGGGGCACAGGGCGCATTGCTGGACATCGACTTTGGCACCTATCCTTTTGTCACCTCGTCGAACGTGATCGCCGGGCAGGCGGCCACGGGCACCGGCATCGGCCCGGGTGCCATCGACTACGTGCTCGGCATCGTGAAGGCCTACACGACCCGCGTCGGCGAAGGTCCTTTCCCGACCGAACTGGACGACGACGACGGCCAGCGCCTGGGTGAGCGCGGTCACGAGTTCGGCACGGTGACGGGCCGCAAGCGGCGCTGTGGCTGGTTCGACGCGGCTCTGGTGCGCCAGACCTGCGCGACGAGCGGCGTGAACGGCATCTCTCTGACCAAGCTGGATGTGCTCGACGGGTTCGAGACCCTGAAGATCTGCGTGGGCTACGACCTGGACGGCAAGCGGCTGGATTACCTGCCCTTCGCCTCGGAAGAGCAGGCGCGCTGCGTGCCGGTCTACGAGGAGATGGAGGGCTGGTCGGAATCGACGGAAGGCGCGCGATCCTGGGCGGACCTGCCGGGCGCCGCGGTCAAATATGTGCGCCGGGTCGAGGAGCTGATCGGCTGCCCGGTGGCGCTGCTGTCGACGTCGCCGGAGCGGGACGACACGATCCTCGTGACCGATCCGTTCGCGGACTGAGCGGATGGCCCTGTCCTACAAAGCGCGGCGGCGGTGGTCGCTGGTGATCCTGGTGATCGGAATGCCGCTTTACGTGGTGGCGGCGGTGACGCTGGTGAACTGGCTCGACCGACCGGCGATCTGGCTGGAGTTTCTCGTATACGTCGTGTTGGGCGTGCTTTGGGCGGTGCCCTTCCGCTTCGTCTTTCGGGGCGTCGGGCAGGCCGACCCGGACGCGCCGCGCGACGAGGAGTGACGCCGGGCGGGCGCTGTTTGCCTGACGGCAAAGGCGCCCCGCCCACCGTCCCGCGAGGGTCCGCTTCGGGATCCGTCCATACCGCGAAGAAACGAAAACGCCCCGTCCGGTCCGACCGGCGGGGCGTCT is a genomic window containing:
- a CDS encoding transporter substrate-binding domain-containing protein yields the protein MKKLLIGTAALAMMAGAAMAESHSVVRMGTEGAYPPYNFINDAGEVDGFERELGDELCKRAELTCEWVTNEWDSIIPNLVSGNYDTIIAGMSITDERDEVIDFTQNYTQPDPSAFLAMDGTELDLEGGVIAAQANTIQASYVAEQGATLLEFATPDETIAAVRNGEADAVLADKAYLEPIEAENADLVFVGENVLIGGGVGMGVRESDGELREKFDAAIQSMKDDGTLNELIAKWEIGEQF
- a CDS encoding ABC transporter ATP-binding protein, which codes for MTETPVIEIRNLHKAYGSLEVLKGVDVTARKGDVVSLIGSSGSGKSTLLRCCNLLEDSQQGDIVFKGEPVHWKGSGHARRPADPKQVLRIRTNLSMVFQQFNLWSHMTILQNVMEAPLTVLGRPRDEVEQAARGYLDKVGIGDKCDAYPAQLSGGQQQRAAIARALCMEPEALLFDEPTSALDPELEQEVVKVIKALAEEGRTMLIVTHDMKMASDVSDHVIFLHQGLVEEQGPPETLFGAPKSERLQGFLRSTVHA
- a CDS encoding TerB family tellurite resistance protein; its protein translation is MFADFLKRLTDPQPEQLHDDDARLALTALLVRVARADGVYDAAEAQRIDRITTARYGLSPEAAQDLRAQAEELESQAPDTVRFTRAIKDAVPYDHRIAVIEALWLVVLADHDRDAREDALLRLVSNLLGVSDVDSAMARQRVEDKE
- a CDS encoding TerB family tellurite resistance protein; this translates as MFQRLTTFFRSKPTAPAALPELDAKYALGTLLVRVAQADSAYLFEEIEQIDRTLAEWNDLNPVEAAKMRAMCERLAQTITDDAELAGLIRNHVDYAHRLEAVQALWRVARSDGITDAREQALVDLVETHLGIERTDSEDARLASVIP
- a CDS encoding 23S rRNA (adenine(2030)-N(6))-methyltransferase RlmJ codes for the protein MLSYQHAYHAGNLADVHKHAALAWALDYMMKKPKPLTYIETHAGRALYDLGGAEARKTGEAAQGVARMLEQVPATHPYRVAVEKVRADHGPEAYPGSPLIAQTLLRDDDRLHLAELHPQEHAALRTSLRNRTTQIYNQDGFELALSLTPPEPRRGLMLIDPSWEVKSDYVTVPRTVQSIAARWNVGIIMIWYPILTEKPHLPMIRTLQSAFPDALTHEVAFPPAREGHRMVGSGLFVTNPPWGLEAELQHLSGSLFSDRKPPRRGGR
- a CDS encoding CTP synthase translates to MARFIFITGGVVSSLGKGLASAALGALLQARGFSVRLRKLDPYLNVDPGTMSPFEHGEVFVTDDGAETDLDLGHYERFTGVPARMTDSISSGRIYTNVLEKERRGDYLGKTIQVIPHVTNEIKDFISIGEDEVDFMLCEIGGTVGDIEGLPFFEAIRQFSQDKPRGQCIFMHLTLLPFVKASGELKTKPTQHSVKELRSIGLAPDILVCRSEGPIPQKEREKLALFCNVRPDSVIAAQDLKSIYEAPIAYHREGLDQAVLDAFGITPAPRPNLAKWEDVNDRIFNPEGEVTVAIVGKYTQLEDAYKSIAEALTHGGMANRVKVNVEWVDAELFEREDPGPYLENYDAILVPGGFGERGTEGKIKAAQYAREHKIPYLGICLGMQMAVIEAARNVAGVKKAGSEEFDHEAGEKRFEPVVYHLKEWVQGNEKVNRKPDDAKGGTMRLGAYDAVLTEGSRVSKVYGRTTIDERHRHRYEVDIKYKDALEASGLRFSGMSPDGRLPEIVEWPDHPWFIGVQFHPELKSKPFDPHPLFRDFVRAAKDVSRLV
- the secG gene encoding preprotein translocase subunit SecG codes for the protein MQNVILIIHLLLALGLIGVVLLQRNEGGGLGMGGGGGPAGTRAPTTPLAKVTWVLAIAFIVTSITLTIIAAQNSAGTSILDRLAPAGRATQEEPATAPGADINTDDLLAPPSSGGNNDAPLVPSAD
- a CDS encoding DUF6524 family protein, translating into MSFFARWLFAFLLLAATYNPTPWNYTRWALANYETQLPLTVLLGLLLFVGYVIYLRATLRSIGAFGMILVLAIVGAALWVLWDFGLIDLSDPGFATWIALVALSVVLGIGLSWSIIRRALSGQIDTDDVEE
- a CDS encoding adenylosuccinate synthase — encoded protein: MANVVVVGAQWGDEGKGKIVDWLSERADVICRFQGGHNAGHTLVIDGKVYKLNALPSGVVRGGKLSVIGNGVVLDPWHLVKEIATIREQGVEITPETLMIAENTPLILPIHGELDRAREEAASKGTKIGTTGRGIGPAYEDKVGRRSVRVADLADETTLVTRVDRALQHHDPLRKGLGIAPVDREALIAALKEIAAQILPYAAPVWKVLNEKRRSGSRILFEGAQGALLDIDFGTYPFVTSSNVIAGQAATGTGIGPGAIDYVLGIVKAYTTRVGEGPFPTELDDDDGQRLGERGHEFGTVTGRKRRCGWFDAALVRQTCATSGVNGISLTKLDVLDGFETLKICVGYDLDGKRLDYLPFASEEQARCVPVYEEMEGWSESTEGARSWADLPGAAVKYVRRVEELIGCPVALLSTSPERDDTILVTDPFAD
- a CDS encoding DUF2842 domain-containing protein, whose product is MALSYKARRRWSLVILVIGMPLYVVAAVTLVNWLDRPAIWLEFLVYVVLGVLWAVPFRFVFRGVGQADPDAPRDEE